The region TCATCCGTTGCAAACACACCACCACGCCAACGGAAGACCACCCAGCTTAACCCAACAGGGCATCAAGCGTGGTTTAAGTACAGCCGAGGATGATGACCATCACGGTCATCACAACGGCGATGTCAACGGTGCTAAAAGAATGATGTCAGTTGAGGAACATGGCACAGCAACAAGACCACCTCTTACGCGAGGCGACTCGTTGCCGGCTGTATCTTTGTCCCAGCCTTTCGTCGTATCCACCGACAGAACATTTAAGCAGGAGAAACACCCCATAAGAACAGCTTCCTTCGACGCAGGAACAGCTTTCAAACCCAACGGTATGCTTTGCTTGGAAACTTTAGTCGCTTAACgtgtctatttttaatatttgtttccattgaAACTACGCAGTACTCTTTCTAAATATTGCATGGTAGTATCATATATTCATAAcgtatttgaattaataattgtgaTCTTTATATCGTTATTGATCATTATACATTCATTTACATTACTTTGTGTGCCCGTACAAATCTTTTTCCAGAAGTATTGTGTCGAGCTACCCCGTTTAATGATATGTAAATTACCTTTATGCATTGGTAAACAAACTTATCTTGATTTTGAACCATTAACGCATCTTAACggtcagttttattaattaagtgggGACAAAGTATAATTTTGGTGGTGACGTGAATGTCACAAGGTTATTAATACTAGCAAGTATGAAATATGCACAGGTTGTTAACCATACACATAAAGCCTATTTGTAagattgaattaaagcaaatgcTTCCTAATTATCTcatatattaatgttatatgtttacaattataatgtgGTCGTCTTAAGTTTTGCCAACGTTGATTTGAGCTTAATACAATGTGATTTCCTATCGTGTCTATGAAAAAAGTCTTATTTCCGACGTATTTTTATCTTCCTACAGATGTTgctaataatacataaacattatatgttaatatttgcCAGGAAATAAcatattagtaaatataaaagtcctTGAACTTAACAATCGTATAGGAACATGGAGGATCAAAGTACGGCTAACGTTTTAGTCAATATAACACATACAAGAAGAGACGTTATTGATGGTGTGACACATTAGAAACAAATAAGAAACGATAAATATAACCAGGAAATATATCTGTTGTAGCAGTTCATACAAAGTACATGAAGTTACTATCTTTAAACGTTCACTGAAATCTATAATTCATAATTCGTCGTTTCATGAATGCATTGGAGTGGGAAGGAACTGTTTCCTCGAGCAATTTTGACGTAACATGTTTATTTGGGTCTGCATAGTAATATTTATGGCAAAGGTGAATGCCACATACGTTAGATTTCAAAATCGTGCAACGAACCGACGTTAATGATAAAAGTTCTGTTATAATACATGTTTGTGTGCACCATACGTTGAGAACGCTGGGGCGACACAGTTTTGCAATCGAGCTTTCACTTCGAACTGTAAACCACCGTTGCCAAATTCGTAATGATACGTATCTGTTATAAGCCACGTTGTGGATGAGCTGTTAAACATAAAACCTTGGAAACACATTGATTGCAATTTTATTGATGGCAATTACACGCGTCTTTCTACACCGTCTGCGTTTCTTGAACTTGAGCTTCCTCAAggataactaaaattaagtgCCTTAAACGTCTTCGTGGTGCGAAGAATTGGCTAATGTAAACCATCATTATAAAGAACTGTTAAGTTTTGTTGGTTGTTGTGGTCTTTCATCAACACCAGAACCTCACTCATTTCAACCGCTAAATATAGCTCCCCATCCGCCCAAACTCTCGCTGAGCACAGCCGGTCGATGTGGCAACGGCGATTCAGTCTCATTCCGGCCCACAATACCAACCTTGTGACGTCACGTGTAGCCAGGCGTGCCAAACAATTCGCCGACAGTCATGACATGACCGGTTTCCTGGGCTCACTTGACcggtttcaatattaatacctTACATCTACCTGTTTATGTTGTACGTCTGCTACGTCACGATTCTGGGTGTTTTGCCCGACGCTTTCACGACTGGCTCTCTCTATAGTGGGGCCTTCGGACATACGAATCATATGATTacgtgatttatttataattaaattaatttattcaattataccaattttatcgaattaaattcagttaatattgatttagataaaaatccaTCTGGAGAGtgaatatttatcattatgcTAAAATTTGACTGAGTGACGTTTTTTGGAGTCAACAAAGATATCTTTATTTGCCTTGCGGATCTATTGTATGAAGGCACAATAGGACAGAATATTCCCACCCAAGGCTAAAAGACTgagatcaaaaaatttaaatgaaaaggtGTAGTCAACGGTATCTGTTGAGAAAACCCAGGTAGACCGACTAGAGGTTCTGTTCAACAATAAGAACCCGTTTTAGAAAGGTGATATAATAGTACAAATTACTTAACATGTGTgacctaaaatttttaaaatcaggcCCACCACAACTGTTCTTTTACTCTCCTGAATTGTAGCACCCTGAAGTAGATACATCTATAAGTAAGCGTATCTTTGCAATCAATAGACTAGTTGCTGGTAAATGCgatgataattttttgtgaCCTATTTGTTGTGACCTGTGAAGCGCATTGGCCTTCGCTTCGAAAAACCAGTCTGATGTTCAGGAGCTGGTCGTGCGTCATTCACACGACCTTGAGATAAACTTTCTCACGATGCACACAACCCCCGACGGTCGCGCATCTGTTGGACGCTGCAGAAAAACCTCCGCGTCTGCTGTGGGCAATGGCAACGAGCCTTTGCTAATTTATGAGTACTTGAATGCCACATCCATCAATAACGAACATCCAGGGGAacgaaaagttaataattgcGATGTactaaaacattgaaatttaaagttactgCTTTATAATGAAAGACATGCATTATATATTGAAAGGTGGCGGTTATCTTTGGAAGCCATGTGCAAATCCACCGCAACCCCATTCCTCCACATTTAAGTGGGTTACAATCGGTCCCCTCACCTTAAAGGAAACAACGGTCCTTCTTATAGCAGATGTTTGATATCCTTCGATTTGCAGCTGCTTTAACAAGgaaatagataataatatcTAAGACGAGCGACAGTCGAAACGGTAACAAGGCACCTGTGCTTTACGTTGtccttttgtttgttttttattgggtcAGCTGGATCTGtgacaacaataaaacaacttgGGACTCTTGCATCATTGTCATTAggtaaataaaagtaacacACATGCCAAGACATCTGTACCTCACGGTACTATTgcagataaattttatatgggtCTAGTGAATTGTTTTTTAGAGAGGAATTATTTCGaatgaacaataataataattaagataataaaaacaatggaacaatcaaatatttataaataaatctgccAGAAATGTGATAAGTACACCATGTGTATCTGTATAAATATGTCATACTATCGAAGATAATATTGAaggaattgtaaaaaatgattgCTATTTAGTTCAAGGATTGCATGtaacttgtttaaattttatgaggatAAATCACGActatatttagaataaattgttGCATTAAATGTGAtaagaaattatgaatataaggAGGTGCCACTAGCAGAATATTGGCGTAGATTATCAAACTTATTGTCAGAAAATTCTGTTTCAGTAACTTActggatataaataataattataaatttcattatgttTAATCAGAGACGTTGggattcaaaaatttgttcgTGTTAAGTACTGAAAATACTTGAAATTCGGAATGTCTGATTAAGActgattcaattttttacatgtCTTATAAGACACCACTCTATATAATTGGTACGGTACACCCAGAGAAGTAATTATGAGCCAATAAGTCTATGGACAAATAATTCTCATTCTAGACCAAAGTAGTAGTACTACGCAGTACCACTAAAGATGATTACTGTTATTGAATGATTGTTGTCGGGATTATGTTGTCGTGCCGGCAAGAATTGTTCCCGCCATCGTAATTCCCATCGGATGCGAACGTGACGTAGCGACAACGCCGCGTGACGACATTTCCGCCGTCGCAGTTGAAAAGTACGTAACGCCGGAAAAAAGCGCGTCGCGGTCGCATTCCCCGACGCCGATCGCAGCCGACCGGGGCCGATCGTTCGTTTATCTGTCACCGGTGACGTCACCAGACGCGGTAGGTCACGTGAGGAACACGTACGACGCGCGGCGAGATATCGCGACCTCCTCGCCCGTCTGCGATCCTGATGCGGGAATGCAAAATCGCGCCCAAACACACACTACGCCAAGGTTGCGAGCGGTGGGGAGAGTGCGCGACGCGCCGCCCGGCACACATATAAACAGCGCGACGCGACGTGTACGTGCTGCGGGCTGCGGCGCGGGGGGGCAACGGGGCTACAGTTAAGTTCTGCTACGCACGCTAGATGACGAAAATAGGATACTGCCGATTTAAATGTAGATGACATCGTGCGCGGCGACCGccttatgtatttttagatctttatttaattattttcattcatatCGGCTTAATTATATTCCGATGACGAAGAATTAACTGTTAGGATTTTTCCATGGCATCGTTCGGCAAAAGTTAAGATCTGCCACATcaggaaaaaatgaaataatacacatatttaattttttaaagaagtaacccatatttaacttaatgaaaaataatttcaagttaaaattatacataaatcatAGCGAATCTTGTTCAATAAACTGAACataaaatgtctttaaaatgctatttgttaaaattttctgaaGTTTTCAGATTCGTTTATAACTTTCATTTTCAAATCTGCTTAACTGTTTAAAAGTGtccttaattattatatataatatgataataaataaaagaaataataaaagaaaactaaatataaaacaaatactcATTGTGACTTTTTGATTCTTAACTATGtggtttttaatgttaaatctaCTTTCTATAAAGTATTTGTCTTAATCTCATCCGATAATGtttactttaaagttttataatctttgatatttttattttattgttctctGTATATAAACATTAGGAAGTACTAGTAACGACAAatgtaaatgaaaacatttgaCCATAACATTTCAATAGCCTTTAGTTTGTAatgaatatcatttttaacacTTTATCAAGCAATAACTATTATTGCGTTGTTAACAATAGcctgttttacaatttaaattttagtatgacCTTGGATAGTTTtgcaaatattagaaaaatgacTCACAACCTACTGATTATGCTGACAGCACATGGTTAAAAAAAAACGCAATATGTAGCAACAAGTTTGATATTTTAGCTATGTTTCCAATCATCATGCACGATAATGTTTCTCTGACCTTTCAAGCATGCAACTTTATAAATGGACTTTCtacgtgttttaattaatataataatagtttaaggCAGGAATTGTATATCAAtagaactataaaattaatttaaatcaataagagTTGCGTATTTTCAATGATCATACCATGTAATCACTTAAGTTTATAAaggaaatatgtataaaatgagattataatcaattattttacatttggttgtttaatgtataatttttaataatttttagcacCGATCTCAGTGACGAACGCAAACGGCACTAATTCGAACTCGCCGCTAAACAACAGCAGGACGAATTCGCCACCGGAAGCCAATCCGGCCGGTTCCACGCAACAAACTCAACCGCCCACCGGTTCGAGCCAAAGCCCGATGGCGGCACTTATGTCCGTGGCGGACAACTTGCCGCCCGGCAGTCCCAGATCGGCCGTGGGCAGCCCGCCCGGAAACGCCGCCCCCAGGTCCGCCTCGAGAGGTTCGCAACACTCGCCTAACTCAACAGGTTGGTTATCTAAAAAAGTTGACTTGTGACATTGTGTTAACGAATGATTTTCTTTTAAGCAGGATCATCGAGTGGCAGAAGATCCTCTGGATCGAGGCACGTGTCTTCGACAACGGTAACGTCGACGGAAGCGGGCAACATGACCGGGCCGAACGTGGAGAACGCGGCAAATGGGGATAATGTGGCTACGACTCCGGCGACCACTGCTACTTTAAAATGCACCCTGTGTCAGGAAAGACTCGAGGACACTCACTTCGTCCAGTGTCCGTCCATACCCCACCACAAGTTCTGTTTCCCCTGCAGCAGGGAGAGCATCAAGAGGCAGGGAGCCGGCTCTGAGGTAATTACATTTTCCTTAAGTCCGTCAAAATTGCGGAACTGAgaaaattctgttttattttacaggTCTATTGTCCCAGCGGAGAGAAATGCCCATTGGCCAATTCGAACGTACCTTGGGCATTTATGCAAGGTGAAATAGCGACAATTCTCGGGGAAGAGTACAAGGTTAAAAAGGAGCGAGAAACTTAATCCGGAATGGCACTTGAGAAGTGTTGGATATTTTTACTCAACTCTAGTTGAGAATGTCTCTTTGATGAAGGAGATGAAAATTTTTGGGAAATGTTGGCGAAGCGGTTCGGAATAAATATGATGGCATTCAATGAATttgtcgaaaaaaaaaattgtacattgaATTTGAAGAAGGCTGTGtcgaatttttagttttaaaagaaGTAGGGCTCGAGTCCAACGATCTGTCTTATgattatatacatacataccgaattatttgaaaataaggcTATAGTCGccgaaaatatgtatatagaatacagatatttgccgattatttaataaatttttatgaatatgtttatttttgtcaaagaATCAACTTCTTTGTCTATTTGTTGTTCTTTCATTTGTGACTAAAGGTCACAGCttattgtttgtaaataatgtaaataaatctacaaaagaaaaaaaacatgtacaaaataaaattaagatgttaGTTATAGTTTCCTTATTTActctttgtttttattaaatgaaacgcACAAGataaaaagtttgtaaaaCATTTTCGGTTGGAAACTAGttgcacattaaaaattacgattttgtgtgataattttaaaatcgcaCATAAAACGACTCGTTTGTAAAATTAGACCGAgctgtaaatattatatattcatcaGCGATTATAATCGAAGAAACGACATGAAAAATCAAAGTGATTATAAATGCCGTTTTTAGTTTACGAATTTTATGTTCATTGTGGTACATTTGGGCcaagcttttttatttatggaaaGTACACTAGTCAAAACGTGAAGTGCAAACTTCATTAATAGGAACTACAAAACTCGCTGGTATCTTATAagaatgatatttaaatacaatttcttcAGCAAGTGGTTGAGtacattgaaaaataaggTATTTTAAGGCTAAAaggttgaaataaattatacctaACTCAACTTCATAAAAGCAATCAATATACTCTATTACTTAGTTTACTTATGattaatgtaaacaaatgGATGTTCTATTTTACATgagaattgttttgttttaaagttttcgTACTGAGTATTCATTTGCTTATATTGATCatgtaaaaacaatatacaTGAGTTTAATAGCGATTGTACCTTGATACATTCATTTGgtcaatatacaataatattaaatgtctatTTATTCGACTTGTATATTTACACTATTGTCTTGTCATATTTGTTGGTattgtttagaaaaaaatcaaatgtaCAAATGATTTTGCACTGGTATTTTTATAGGATTTAAAAAACAGTAACCTTTGAAGTTGACGACAATAACAAGGGCAGAAATTATTCACCATATTAGTCTTTTCTAAACAATATAAGAAACAAGATGAATCTTATTGTACAGACTTTTGTATATAAGTAATTGTATACCTACATATGTAATGGACATAATTATACACAAAGAGACCAATGAAGAAGTtacttcatttaaataataattcaatcagattatttttcaaaaaagttttattgtcaACTTATTATAAACATCATTCGTATGTTATTTGAAAGcgatttaagtaaaaaaattgtgattgAGTATTCTGGACCTAACAAttgtatattcaaaataatgtaGTTATGGTTTTAATATAAGATTTGTGATATAGCACAGATAAACAATTGTATTGACA is a window of Aethina tumida isolate Nest 87 chromosome 7, icAetTumi1.1, whole genome shotgun sequence DNA encoding:
- the LOC109596469 gene encoding interferon regulatory factor 2-binding protein-like B isoform X2; its protein translation is MVKMSVMQIQQAKRQHCYLCDLPRMPWAMVHDFSEAVCRGCVNYEGADRIELVLDNARQMKRAHGFQEQRAGHTSKPHRSSTTHEHQNGEVVASSSRQQTAGAHHSTSYNLHHRSGMMTEYQQPQPPRGTSSMSRPQIETTPEHEALVARSNVRLPTAAHLAAAAHHPLQTHHHANGRPPSLTQQGIKRGLSTAEDDDHHGHHNGDVNGAKRMMSVEEHGTATRPPLTRGDSLPAVSLSQPFVVSTDRTFKQEKHPIRTASFDAGTAFKPNAPISVTNANGTNSNSPLNNSRTNSPPEANPAGSTQQTQPPTGSSQSPMAALMSVADNLPPGSPRSAVGSPPGNAAPRSASRGSQHSPNSTGSSSGRRSSGSRHVSSTTVTSTEAGNMTGPNVENAANGDNVATTPATTATLKCTLCQERLEDTHFVQCPSIPHHKFCFPCSRESIKRQGAGSEVYCPSGEKCPLANSNVPWAFMQGEIATILGEEYKVKKERET
- the LOC109596469 gene encoding interferon regulatory factor 2-binding protein-like B isoform X1, encoding MVKMSVMQIQQAKRQHCYLCDLPRMPWAMVHDFSEAVCRGCVNYEGADRIELVLDNARQMKRAHGFQEQRAGHTSKPHRSSTTHEHQNGEVVASSSRQQTAGAHHSTSYNLHHRSGMMTEYQQPQPPRGTSSMSRPQIETTPEHEALVARSNVRLPTAAHLAAAAHHPLQTHHHANGRPPSLTQQGIKRGLSTAEDDDHHGHHNGDVNGAKRMMSVEEHGTATRPPLTRGDSLPAVSLSQPFVVSTDRTFKQEKHPIRTASFDAGTAFKPNAPISVTNANGTNSNSPLNNSRTNSPPEANPAGSTQQTQPPTGSSQSPMAALMSVADNLPPGSPRSAVGSPPGNAAPRSASRGSQHSPNSTAGSSSGRRSSGSRHVSSTTVTSTEAGNMTGPNVENAANGDNVATTPATTATLKCTLCQERLEDTHFVQCPSIPHHKFCFPCSRESIKRQGAGSEVYCPSGEKCPLANSNVPWAFMQGEIATILGEEYKVKKERET